In Fragaria vesca subsp. vesca linkage group LG5, FraVesHawaii_1.0, whole genome shotgun sequence, the genomic stretch TTTGCTCGAATTTAGGTTTTTGAATTTAGATCTAGATGCTTCGCTATCAGATCCGTGTAGATTTTGTTTTAGATTCAGAATTTATTTCAATTTGGAGACCTGTAATCTGGACTGAGTTGTTGGATCGGTGCTGGTTTGGTTAATAGTTTATTATTGGATAGTAATTTTTGATCAGTGAGGTAAATAGTTTGATTATTGTTTTAGATCAAATAATTACTGATGTTTGTGGTGAATTGGATGCAGTGACTACCTGTTTAAGCTTTTGCTGATTGGTGATTCTGGTGTCGGCAAGTCTTGTTTACTTCTGCGGTTCGCTGTAAGTTGTAGTGAATTTGTTCTTGTATTTTGCTCTTTGGTTATCTATAGTTCTAATAGTTGATAGAGATTGTATTGCGGCTGATTTGTTCTATGTGTTTGTGGAAATCAGGATGATTCTTACTTGGATAGCTACATCAGCACAATTGGAGTTGACTTTGTAAGCATTACTTGGGTTTTACATTGTGTGATTCATTTGAGTTGTGATATAAATCCCGTTCCTATTGTTCGGCTCTCATTAACCTTCTGTTGTGTCTTTTGTTTAGAAAATCCGCACTGTGGAGCAGGATGGAAAGACTATCAAACTTCAAATTGTAAGTATATGAGTTCTCTGACTGGTTTTGTCAACAAGTTGTGAAACCATCGGTTTCTTGCTGTTGTTAATTATGAATTGCTTTTGGGACTTTCAGTGGGACACAGCTGGCCAAGAACGTTTCAGGACGATTACTAGCAGCTACTACCGTGGTGCTCATGGTATCATTGTAAGTGGGTTGTTCCGTACTTGGTGATGGGCTTCTTACTCTTCCTGGACTTGCTATTTATTATAGATATTTGTTTGGTTCTTGCAGGTTGTTTATGATGTCACAGACCAAGAGAGCTTCAACAATGTGAAACAATGGTTGAATGAAATTGACCGTTATGCAAGTGAAAATGTGAACAAACTTCTAGTTGGAAACAAGTGTGATCTTACAGCAAATAAAGTTGTGTCCACTGAGACAGCCAAGGTAATTGTGATGACCATGTTCTGGTTTTCTAATGTATATTGTTGGCAGACCACTTTTACCCATGTGTGGTACACGGTATACGAGAGCGATGTGATGATTTAACTTTTTCATTACTTTGCTTAGGCATTTGCAGATGAAATTGGAATCCCTTTCATGGAAACCAGTGCCAAGAATTCCACCAATGTTGAGCAGGCCTTCATGGCTATGGCTGCTGAGATTAAGAACAGGTACTTAGTTTGTATTCCATTTTTCTCGTATTGCTTGATCAATTATCCCTGTAACTGATAGACTGTAAATATATGATTACAATTTGAACTTTTTATATCATTATCAAATGTGACCTTGTTAGGGATCAAGCTGCAGAAAAAACTGCATCTTGCATCCTTGATGTCTGTAAATAGTTTCTATCCAACTTCTCTCATTCCTTGATCAACTAATATATGATTGCAACTGGGCTTATCTCTTTATGAACTGGGACTTCTCATCTCTTTGTCAGATGTGAACTTGTTAGTGGTTAAGCTGCTGAAACAACTGTATCTTGCATCCTTCATGTCTAACATACATCGTATGTTTTGGTTCCTATTGCAGGATGGCAAGCCAACCGATGAACAATGCCAGGCCTCCAACAGTGCAGATTCGTGGACAGCCTGTGAACCAAAAGTCTGGTTGCTGCTCTTCTTAAAGGGGAAAAGAATATTGGTGGGTGAATGATGTTTATGGGTGTTTTCATGAATTGTAAAACTAGTTTTATCTTAACGCTTTGATATGAAGATTTTCTTTTGTTGTCAGTCGTCAGCACTATGTTAAAGCCTTCCATTCTTTTCAATGTATTTGTCTTAAAAACTTTTGTACAAAAATTAGGAATATTGGTGAATAGCAGTATTTGCCTTGTTCTGTTCTCCAAATTCTTGTCAGACTGGTTCTCCGTAGCAACAATTCTTTATTTTTAGTTCATCACAAAATAAATATGAGTTTCAAACTGGTGAATGCAACCCTGCCGCTTTATGTATATTTCTCTTGGCATCACACACATATCTTACCGATCTTGCCTTTGTGCTATTGAAGCCTTAAAGTTTTTGCACATATTAGAAAGATTGAATTGTATCAATCTGAGTAGCCCCCTTTGAATTGCATAGAAATAAAAAATTCGAGATAAATAAGTGGCAAAGCTTATCTTCATTTGTTTTGTTGTACAGAAAGCTTGGCTTTATCTCTGAAACTGTGTTGCATTATCAGTATGAGGCAAAGCTTTAGCTTCATTTGTTTTCTTTCTTGTTAATGGTACAGAAAGCTTAGCTTTATCTCTGAAACTATGTTGTATTGATCACTCTCAAGTCTCAAGTCCCACAGTCCTATACTAGGGGAGAAAGCTATCACTTAGCAAAACCCGGAAGCATTACAGAATGCAGTCAAACTTGAGCTGTTATCAGTGGATATTTGAATCCACTGTGATTAGCTACAAACTCTGAAATTCTTACAGATGGAGTTGGTTGTGAGCCCTCGTAAATCTTTGTGACGCCATGGTTGAAACTGAAATCTTAGTCAAGTGAGGAGCTCTTCATTCGTGAGCATTTTGAGAGGATTATATATCCACATTCCATCCTCCATTGTTTCAACTGTCAAGGTGGTCGCAACCAGCGAGGAATCACTTCATAACTAGCGGGCAAAGGGAGGAGGCATTCATCATTAGACAAATAGTTTCTCCACATCGTTGCATGCAATCTCCAAACATTATGCTTCTGGGTTTGCTTGTTTTGAAGACTGAACTGTAAAGGGTTTGGCGGTAAAACTTTAGTCCGAGTAAACAGTATCTTCAATGTAAAGACCAAATTGATATAGTCAAAAGCCATTCGAACGCTGAGACATCAAGAAGAAACTCAATAATACAAACAGAGAAGCAGCGAGAAAGAGCCAGCCGGTCCACCATTACCACATTTTTGTTTTTGTGATATCTCATTTGTTTCCAACATTTAACGTGTAAGTCCTTAAATCGCCGTATGCGAAGATCGAATGAAAACTAGTGATCCTAAATTTTTTCATTTTATTTTCATTTTTGACCCGATCAAATTAAGCGCTCATAATAAGAATATTTCATATTCGACCTTAGGTTCTCACCTCCTGTGTTTGCAACATTTAAGACTATTTTTTTGTGTTTCAATTTTATTAACGGTATTATAGTATATGCATACTAATGCGACCTGGATGACCGAATCAAAATATTACATACATATTAGTTACTCAGTTCACTTGCACCTTGGTGCGTAGAAAAATTTTCGAGAATGATGTTATGAATTAATAATCTTTTGCACGGATTTGTTTCTTTTCATTGAAACGCTTGGGATTTCTATTTCTTAATTTCGATTGGATTCGTTTCATGTGCTGTTTTTCCTGTCATAATGATTATATAGTTAAGCTTATGCATGCACCCAAGAAAATCATACATGCCCCTTTATTAGTTGATCGACCTTTAGAGTTCCACCTTCTTGATACGCATGTATGTAACAAACATTTTAATTGTAATTAACTAGTCATAATTGTAATTAACTAGTCATAGACTCGTATGTTCTCGAGGCCCAACGAATAAAATCAACTTTCATTTTTAATTTGAACAGTTTTAGGCTCATATAAATAGGCCTTTTTCTATCCCTGCTCCTCACTGTTTCTTCTTCAATGGAAACTTTTAACCCTACTGGTGTTAGTATGTTGCTCACAATTGACACTACGCGCAACAGAGTTCTATTCGCCGAAACTAGCAAGGAAGCTGTCGATTTTCTTTTCACTCTTCTATCTTTGCCTGTTGCCACAGTCATTAGCCTCCTCTCTGGGGATGGTATGGTTGGTTGCATCGGAAATCTGTATGAGAGCGTTCAAGATCTCGGAGACACACACTTGGAACCCAACTTTAACAAGGACATGCTGCTGAAACCCAAAGCAACAGTTGTTGGTGCCGATATCCTTGGCGTAAACAACAATGTCTGTAAGTCTTGCAGCTGCCATTTCCCTGGATCTGTTTGTCCATTATGCGAATGCGCCGTGTCTACGACAGCTGCATCTACTGGAGAAGCGCCCTGCAGCAATGGAGGGTACGTCAAAGGTGGTGTTGTATTCGTGATTATGGATAACTTGGTAGTGAAGCCTATGTCTACCGTATCAATTCTAGATGTGCTTAAAGAGCTGAATGTTATGGAGGTTGACGCCCTTGAACAGAAGTTGGTTAGTCTTGGCAAGGAAGAGGTTTAATATATTCCGTTCATAATTCTATCAATTTCATTTCATATATTAACGAGTATATGATTTTAATAATTAGCGCTTGGTTTTATCCTTAGGGGCTGAAGTTGGTGAAGGCATCTTTGGAGTCGAATGCAGTTCTTAGCAGTGCATTCCTTGGTAATGAACTGCTTACACAATGTCGTTTCAACTTAATTTTGCGCTCTAGTATTTCCTGTACGTAAATTTTAACAACTATGCAGTAGCTTATTCTCTAAAGCCAACATATGTATGCAGTAGCTTATTCTTATAGTGGATTTTTCCTCCTTCTGTCATCACTAGCATTAGTGGATATGATAGTTTTTAGGAAAACAATAACAGAGGTACAAAACACCCTTGTCAATTCAGTTTTGATTATGCAAGGAAACTGTATTCATTAAACTAGGGAGTCTGAAGCTTGTATATCACCGAAATGTTTTGAACAGGGAAGTAAAGTAGGGAGACTGAAGTTTTTTTTTTTTTGGGTTCTCACAGGTAACGCAATTGGGACTCCGGGCCAGTCCCGCACACATACTGATGGTAAGAGCTTTCGGTTTTTCTGTTCTGGAAGTATAGTTGTGTTTGATATACTGATAACTCCATTATAATGTAGGTTTGGAAGCTGAAATCCAGGGTGAATATGTTGCTCTTTCAGAATTCATTGGGTTAAATAGGGTAAGAAGCCAATGACATAGAATTCCCCTTTTACCAACCAACTTAATTAGTTTCTAATTCATTGAGTTGTTTCTTTAATTGCAGGTAGAACAAGCAGATGTGTTCGATGAGAATTGGAAAAATGAAGAGAAAAAATGGAACAAATATGGCAAGTATAAAGCACTGAAGAAACTAAGAAACACAAGAACAAGGAGATGTTGATATACTTTGAT encodes the following:
- the LOC101314664 gene encoding GTP-binding protein YPTM2-like; this translates as MNPEYDYLFKLLLIGDSGVGKSCLLLRFADDSYLDSYISTIGVDFKIRTVEQDGKTIKLQIWDTAGQERFRTITSSYYRGAHGIIVVYDVTDQESFNNVKQWLNEIDRYASENVNKLLVGNKCDLTANKVVSTETAKAFADEIGIPFMETSAKNSTNVEQAFMAMAAEIKNRMASQPMNNARPPTVQIRGQPVNQKSGCCSS
- the LOC101300156 gene encoding uncharacterized protein LOC101300156: METFNPTGVSMLLTIDTTRNRVLFAETSKEAVDFLFTLLSLPVATVISLLSGDGMVGCIGNLYESVQDLGDTHLEPNFNKDMLLKPKATVVGADILGVNNNVCKSCSCHFPGSVCPLCECAVSTTAASTGEAPCSNGGYVKGGVVFVIMDNLVVKPMSTVSILDVLKELNVMEVDALEQKLVSLGKEEGLKLVKASLESNAVLSSAFLGLEAEIQGEYVALSEFIGLNRVEQADVFDENWKNEEKKWNKYGKYKALKKLRNTRTRRC